The DNA segment AAATGTCCttcaaatataataaaaatatgataagAAAGTTTTTTCCCACTAAATGCAatgtaattttcttattttatatatatatatagagtatacatagaataaaatccaaatttaatttttttaaatcaatgaCTCATGAGTAAAACTTTCTcaagtaaataattttttgaaaaataagaTAGTATCTGAAATTGATTACAAAGtactttatttaatttaattagtttaatttaaaatgatGATTTACATTTGCctacaatattatttatttgtaagATCCGTTAAACTAGTTTATTCTTTCTTACGTGCagcattatatttatttacattacaTAAGACGTACATTGGAAATGTCATTATTCCCAGATAAAATACAGCACCAATGATTACTTTTTCCTACAATAAAAACAAAACATATTACaagttataaatttgaaataattttcaaaaacttaacataattatcaattaaatcagttataacaaataatttatatacatattgtatatgaatacatgtataatatagtaaatatacatatatttaaacatAATTATATTACAGTTCATTGTAAGTTATTTATCGTGTTTTTCATACTTTcttatttacaaaatttgtattttaacaATGACttgtatataattatataatacagAACATACATAATAAACTATCAATATTCAAAACTTAATTGGCTCTTTGCTCAAGAATTCATAAATTTTCCATCTCTTCTCAGAGAAAACAATTTAAAGGAAAGAACTGATTAACAATAATagcataataaatttatctaatCTTATGTAATTATagactttaaataaaaatgtatttttttagaCAATTTGTATTACTTCAAAAATAATATGATCTAATGCATCTATCTAATGCAATGTAAGTAATAATATCTTAAATATCGTTTTATGTAACCCAATGTTGTACATGAACTACTGATATAAAAACttataaaaatactttttaaattttggccatatatatttttaaaataaataaattgcttgATTCAAAATGATATGCTGgataattaaattattgtcaACACTTCATTATGTAATTGCACCTATGAAAATAATACTTACATAAAATGGTGCCCTAACTCTTGGAGGTGTACCCATAATTGTCCTATTTTGAGTTTTACATATTGTCGATAATCTCGGCAGACTCCTCTGAATTGCGAACATGTTTTTCTTCTCAAAATTCGCAAAGAACGTAATTATTCAACGGACTCTCCAATTATACTTCCAATGTTGTTCGTGTGAATAATATGACACAGTGCTTAGGGAGACTTACATTGATTTCACTATTGAAAATGAAAAGGCCAATTCTCACATGAGCGGTGTTGCCATATTTTTCTTCATGTCTAGTACTAAACTCGGTTGTGATAATATTTGTatgtaaacaaaaatattttaattcattttgTTTGTCAATTTACCAATATTACTCAACATTTTATTTAGTATAAACGTCCTAATAAATCAATTATAACCAAATTTAATGTTTAGTATTTGATACAACTTCAGACCTTTATTAACTAGAATCCACATGGTTTTCCGATTAATTCATTTGATTCAAATTAGTTACCGAAATggcaaaataaattattaaatattaaaattcaagTTATTTTATTCACCTTTTAAATGCAAATAAttagatatttaatttttctacaagaaaaatataaaaaatagatGTGCATAAATATTTCTCCttctattttttctattttaacttGTAATGTTAGTAGGTGTTAAAATTAATTCTTGCACTTGTTATTAAATTGCAAAAAACTTTTTATAACATGTGTTTTCCTTATAATTTTCGTTTGTTTCGTTAAATCACAAAGGTgggtaataaataatataaagtttATGTACAcaagtttatatttttatataaaacttatatttttatatacttcttactaattacaaattgtcattcattgtataacaaattttacacatatatacatatatacacatatgtCATAGTAAAACTcagtatttaataattattttgtctTCAATAATAAGCAATTAATCTCTGAGTTTTATCTTTAATACATGTTTGTTTCCTAAACAACGcttacatatataaataaataaaaattcacaataTTCGCACAAATTTAACAATAGGAAAATTGTGACATACTGAACATCATTGTGAGATCTGAATATCATTTGCAATAAATGTTAAGAATTGCATAGAATCACTTTCGGTTACAATTATTTAGCAAATAATGaattattctattttcattCGATAGGTATCGTCCAAGGGTGATCTGGTATAACACCATATTGTATATCAgataaatgttttaaaaacattttataaacAGGATTTGAATGTTCCAATGTAGGTATATGCAATGGTCGTCCAGCAAATTCTATATAAGATACAGGGCTAATTATGCAAGCAGTTCCTGCTCCAAATATTTCTAAcaactaaaataaaattgtaatatttataatatttagaaaatatttataaaaatcatatatattaaaacaaaaaatctTACTCTATTCTCGGAGAGTAACTGGCAAATTTCATCCAtacaaaattttctttcactGACTTTGAATTGATTCCATTCTCTAGCTAATGCTAAAATAGAATTTCTTGTAACACCAGGGAGAATTAAGCCACTTGATAAAGGTGCTGTTATTAATTCTTTTTCTGAAATTATAAAGTAAATATTCATAAAGAATAAAAGGATTCTTTTATTATACAACATAACTGAGTAAATGAAACaaataattaaatgaaaaaatgtaaaataatgccTACCACCATCATCATTTAGAAAGAACATAAAAACATTCATAGTCCCAGCTTCAGTTATTTCACTGTCCTTTCCATAAAGCCATAATACTTGCTGCAATCCCTTTTCTATAGCTTCTCTTTGTACATGTAAAGTAGGACCATAATTGCTGCCTATTTTGTAATTACCGCAACCACCTGGCCATGCTCTTGTGTACTGTGGATCGGCTAGTAAAGATATACCgacattttcttttgtttttttaaaataagaacCCACAGGTGATAAAATAACATAGAGTAAAGCAGATTCTGAAGATGCAACACCAAGAGTGGgctatattaaaatacagaaatggctatatatatataacattcCTTTTATATTTCTAATTGATAGTtggataatttcattaatatataaaattaaatatttttttctaaaatatcatttgttttgtatttaaatgtttgaaattgttaatattattaatttaatttatgatgtttatgcattatttaatttattataatcctttttcaataaaattaattgttttaaatatatatactctatcatcaataattaataatatgtacaaatttttaaactttaacttaaaaaaaaaaaaaatacataccACAATTACAGCTACTGTTACATACTAATATTATCCatgattttaaaaatatgaatcTTACTATAAGTATAAAAACAAACATATAAAAGAACATATAATTCAGAGAGTActttgtataaaatattaaatagaagaATATACttctattattctttatttttaatcacTAATTATTCTTCCTTTATAGAATACAATGCATATGTCATATAGTTTCTGATTGAACTGTATCTTATGGCCCTGCCCCAACAAAAGAGCATTAAGCATCAATTTATCATGTATTATCATTAAGTATTGTGAAATATATTGCTTACTTTGTATATATCTGTTTTTATGACGTCTGTGACATCAGTGGCATGATTATTATTCCTATCATACAACTGATTAGAATTTGCAGAACTAATATTTCAATAATAccatatatttaacaaaatttttgtttttaattatgaaTACTTACGTCTATTCCTATCAGTGTTGGGCGTATATACAGACTAGAAGCAGTAGAATGAGGAACCCATTCCTGATCAATACTAACTAATCTACAACAACATTTAATTAACTCCTCTCCATTAAAAGTAGGTAAGCCTATTTTTATTGCTGATCTATTCATTCGTTCCATATTTAGTTCTGGTCTAAATATTCTTATCTTTCCATCTATTCCTCTGTAAGCTTTCAAACCCTCAAATAACTAAAATAACAATACACTTATATAAGCACAGAATATAAAAGTTTATTATATTACTGTTAAactatttaatttttcaaaatactaAATATCATGCAATAAAATATAGAACTATTAATTAGGAATTTAGGAACATGGAAGAATTAAAGATTATAATGCAAAAAAGTATTCCCTTTTCTTTAGCCTAATATTAGGATAGGCAGGAaatatttctaaatatatttcttACCTCTATAGCATAATGAAGTACTTTTGATGCTGGATGAAGGACTAGATTTTCAAGGGGGACAATTTCTGGTATTTGCCATCCCCCCAGTGCTTcgtgataaaatatttttaacatatgaTCTGTAAAATATTTACCAAATGATAATTCACTAACATCAGGTTTTGGTTGTAATTGCTGTGGTCCTGCCAGACGGACTAACAGATCTGCATactacaaataaaatatttttaaaatttgttgacaATAATTATCTTGCAAAcctatttaatttatatatttgaaaAGCATACCTTAAAAGAACGTTCTGGTTGTATTACTTTTTTATCTCTAATTTGTAAAGATGAATTGAATTTGACATTAAATTGAAGTTGACTTAAATAATTTCCACaggataaaatctaaaataaaaaaatttgtaagtttttaatttttaactttaaaatatctacgaatatattttttaataatataaaattatcatACATAAgaaacaataataaatacatgATTATAGTATTACATaatttctaatttatatttatgacaaacaaaatatttttcttgaatTTGTAAATTACACAATAATTAGTATGACATGATTAATGATTTAttaatgcaaaaataaatataaaaataatactaTTTTGAACACATGATGGAAATTAAGGCAAAAATCTCGATTCGTATCGATATCATGAAATACCTGGTTCAATGAATTGtataacaaaaaaagaaagattattgcaataaagtattaaaatttgcaaatataatgataaatgaaattgttaaatataaattaagtaCAGATGTTATAATAAGGTTAGGTCAATAAAATGCATTGAGAAGTTAATTATTTTTTCCGTTATTcgtcataaatataaaaaaacgcACACGAAGataaaatttttccattttattttattttatcttacaGCTCATTATGTTTACTTTTGTTTAATTTCAAACTAAACTCATTATTACTAAAATTGTATTCTTGAGCACGTGGTATCACACGTGTCTACATGTCACACTTAACTTTTAAGAAGACTCGTGGCAATGTTACAAGATTCGTAAAATTATGcttcatttaattaaaataattaaaaattttccatttgtaaaattgttgaatcttacaaaaataaaaaatagaagacgagactattatttaaaaaaaacaacaCGGTATGTCAAACGCTAAAACTTACAATATATAAATTACTATAATAATCTTTCTCGATACTAATTTTATTATACTATCATACTAATTTTTAATCTATAATTCATATTTTTTTACGAGCAATTCGTCATATAtagattatatttttaaatttttatttaaaatctctattattgcttttaataacggaaataaaaaaatataaacgaaAAATTAAACTAGAAGAATTAAACAAGCGAAACGATAGCAATAACAAACAGAATTATTGTTATCGAAAAGCTTCTAGATCTCGTTTTTAGAGAGTTTCCTTATGCGTGTAAAAATCTTACATCATCATGAAGAGACAGAGATAATTATAAAGATTTCAAGAAAAAGAATTCAGATCGTGTAAACAACCAAATCTTCTATGAGAAAAACTTTAACACcagtatttcatattttaatttGGATTAACATTATTCTTTATAtaattacatatttatataaaatttccgGAATAATTGTGAAAAGCATAATTTACCTGACGCCGCAACTGAACCATAGTAATTAGATAGTGATGAATAACCAGGAAATATTTGCTCCTTCAGAACAACCCTTAGCGCACAATGTTTGTTACACAAATGTCAACACGCGAGTAAATAtctcttattattatttcttttgaaTGTAAAAAAGAAAGGATTGAATCGTACTGATAATACTCAGAAAAGcaaaaaatgaaagagaaaaagaTTCGAAAATCTAATATGATCATAGGTGATTTTCACTCTTCAAAAATCCGAATATTTGAACTATTATTATACAACGAATCTGCTATTATATACTTGTATCCGTTTCCTTGCGTATTCTCGAATAATGTCTTTACGTTAACCAtcagttaatattttatttattagcaGGCAAGGGGCGTGAGAGACAGAAAGAAGCAAAGAGCCCCCTCTCTAGGTTCAGAATAAAAGAGTGGGGGGATTTGTCAGCTTAATATATATACTGTGATGTATACAGTGTTGAGAATGTTTCTATTTAATTTAACAAACTTAATGTAATACCGTTGTCTACTTATTTCACATTCTATCTAAATACGTTTCACTGCCTCGTTTTGTTAATAAACAAATGAGAATGTGATATTTGTTATTGTCAAGTAATAGATTTGTTAAGAAAATAGACATTAATCAATATAGATTCAAGAATTTCTGCAGATCGTAATTGGTAGTCAACTATTAGATATCGGTTCGCAgtaatctataacatatttattgtAATAATCTCTAACGAGCAAGACGATCTTTAAATTTGTTTCCAAAAGTGAAAAGGGGATAGTTTTCGTAAAAGTTCCCCGAAGCTATGGTGAACTTCACTATGTGACAACGATAAAATGATTACAGATGATTGGATTTAAAGACACCTTGTACATAAAAGATGAAACTCGAGAATATTGTATGATTGAGAAAGGGGAGGAAAAATTCTAGCGGGACACAATGAGTGGGGGGCAGGGAATTAAAAACAAGTTGATAATATGGTTTCTTCGGGCGATAAGAAAGGACAGCACACGCGTTGTTATTAAGAACATCGAACGTTTCTCAATTCTCAATTGTacagaaatattataaatatttactaaATGCAGCGAATAAGGATCATTGTTAATTCGGATCTGCTGCTATCCTTTTATTACCGATTGTATTTTCCTATATCTGCAAGCCTTTCCTAAGTGAAATGCATAAGAGGacaatttttcctttttttacggaattgaCAAGTACAAAAGTTTCACATCCggctgaaaaattaaaaaatttcgaatgaaCGATTATAGTTTTGTTCACCTTTTTTCCGTATTAACGGTGtacaaatgtaaaaattaatgtaTCGTATTATACACGTGACAACACTGAGAATGAGATTCACGAACATCTTTTTATAGGAAGCAAACATAGATTATGCGTAAGTGCAGAGAAAGATAGTTATATGTAAGTACAATCGTCGAATAAAATGGtattttcatataaattatagaaaattcAATCTTAATGACGTTCTTCGATTACTGTCGATACGTTTCTAACTTCACCCTCCAATCGTAGTTGTCATCTTGTTTCACTGCTGTGGCATCTTCTTTGAAATGCaataatgaaatgaaataaattataattatctcTGTTGACATAAATTTACaacaaataaacaaatttattaATCGTATAACAAATGATCGATTAAATTACaattatattgaaatatttgaacTAAACGGTATATCTTATGTAAACtctcaattatataattaaatgtTTCATAGATTtcttatgaaaataaatattttattgcatgtatgttCACATGTACACGTAATTGTGCGTCTTTGCATTTTTGATTTCAAGATGTGCATGTTTTCGAATgcattgttatttacaaacaaaatagCGTCTAATAATTGACAGCGAATGATTTCCTTGTCGAGTATATAATGTTTTATATTGAGTATAGAATAATAACAGATTCGATGTATCGATACCAACTGCCTTTAGTAATACAGTAGAACACGATAAAGTAGTACATAAAGATCTATAGCTTATGTTGTTTTTCTGTAGAATCTACGTAATGTGCATGCTTGATGATGAAAACTGTGAGTAGATAGTTCCAAAGATGGTGGAGAAGGAAGACTGCGACGATTGGTAAATCTATCGACGTGAAGCTATCAGTCGATAGGTGGCAGGGTTAAACTTAGGTTTACAGGATGAAATTTGAATTGTCTGAATTCTATTTATCGACCGATTGATCCAGTCTGCTCAATTATGTTTCTACCGTCGCAATAGctagtaatatataaatatatatttacgtaTAATTATGCGTAATAATACGCACTATTTATCCACTACTACGACAGGAATGAGATGTTGAGATTTGCCCCAGGATATAAgtataaatatagaaataaatttgaatTAAAACTCAGAGAGGTTGATTCATTTAGACTAATCGAAGACTTGGAAGATTAGCGAGTCACTAGAACTAGAAACTTCACTTCCTCGGTACTTCTGTATTTTTATTGCCTAACGACTATATTTTTTGTTAACACATGCAAGTTTATCGTTAAGTAgtttatatcaatattttttataGATATAATCGAATAGTTGGAAAATTACTGAACTGCATCTTTCGCTAACTGATATGTTAACTTCATTGTTATATAACAGCGGCCTTTATAACTCATCGAATTTGttgaattaaaatttaaacacATCGTTAGGAGGTAAGATTGTGCTATTACGATGTGGTGTATCgagtaatatttttttttttttttttcgcatGTGTTACTAATACaagtattatatttaattaaattctaaaatcttaattaagtaattaataaaatatattaataacaatagaaTACTCGGATTTATGCTTATTTTAAGTGCACGAATATTGCGTGAGACTTTCTTCGTTAGGTAGAGCAACTCCATGGATTTTCACTCTTTTCAAGTGTTAAAGCACACGTTGATTAAGCTTATCATTAAGAGATGGGATATTAGGAGTAGCAGCGAGGGTTCAAGAACGATACACGGTTAATTCTTcgtatgtaaatatgtatattatgtatataaaaaaGGTGATACGTAAAACATACCCTAATGACCCCGTGCAAATCTCCGTCTCTTATTCTGCAATTAATTAAGAGAAGTTAATAATACAAAATCGTAGTATAAAAGGATATATCTAAGTTGactacaattaattaaatataatgttattaattgaattaaattcttTTCACTTGGATACATGtagagaataaaaaaaataaaacagataCCGTTGAATGTTTGTCAATAGCTTGCAATAAGTCTGACGAATTCCTCCGTTCGATGTTGCACGAGTCCCATTATCAGTCAACTAATTCCCCCACTAGTTGCTTCACTAGTCTCCACCTCGTACGTATAACTTATTTTAGTAAACATTATTACAGTCACATATGCATTGAcgcgaattgaaaatttttattttcttttattttttcttctttaCGATCGAAATATAAAATGTTACCAACATTCAGAGGCAAAGTAGAAACCAGT comes from the Lasioglossum baleicum unplaced genomic scaffold, iyLasBale1 scaffold2028, whole genome shotgun sequence genome and includes:
- the Bcat gene encoding branched chain amino acid transaminase, with amino-acid sequence MVQLRRQILSCGNYLSQLQFNVKFNSSLQIRDKKVIQPERSFKYADLLVRLAGPQQLQPKPDVSELSFGKYFTDHMLKIFYHEALGGWQIPEIVPLENLVLHPASKVLHYAIELFEGLKAYRGIDGKIRIFRPELNMERMNRSAIKIGLPTFNGEELIKCCCRLVSIDQEWVPHSTASSLYIRPTLIGIDPTLGVASSESALLYVILSPVGSYFKKTKENVGISLLADPQYTRAWPGGCGNYKIGSNYGPTLHVQREAIEKGLQQVLWLYGKDSEITEAGTMNVFMFFLNDDGEKELITAPLSSGLILPGVTRNSILALAREWNQFKVSERKFCMDEICQLLSENRLLEIFGAGTACIISPVSYIEFAGRPLHIPTLEHSNPVYKMFLKHLSDIQYGVIPDHPWTIPIE